The proteins below come from a single uncultured Carboxylicivirga sp. genomic window:
- a CDS encoding lysylphosphatidylglycerol synthase transmembrane domain-containing protein, which translates to MKTRLSKLIQYIIFPAIGVIIIWQLYKDQKADEILQVLKNDVDFRWIGLSVFLGLLSHLSRAMRWRMLIEPVERKPRLSNTFWAVMTGYLANLVFPRMGEVSRCGVISKYEKMSFTRVVGTVVAERLSDLLMLVLITVVVLILQFDLFVVFIHKHIHLEGLTTMLSSPFFYIVIAVLVASVFLIIRFSERLSILKHVRNLWVKFSDGLSSYRKIKNVPAFIFHTLFIWTMYFLMIYVCFFSMDQTSKLTIDAGITILLTGSLGMIAPVQGGLGPWHFMVIATLKLYGITSDVGGVFALVVHAAQNAMIIVVGLIAFIVLPFINPSKDEA; encoded by the coding sequence TTGAAGACGCGACTTTCTAAGTTAATCCAATACATAATATTTCCGGCGATAGGTGTAATAATAATCTGGCAGCTTTATAAAGATCAGAAAGCTGATGAAATATTACAGGTTCTGAAAAATGATGTTGATTTTAGATGGATAGGATTATCTGTTTTTCTCGGGCTATTAAGTCACTTAAGTAGAGCCATGCGCTGGCGTATGCTGATTGAACCTGTTGAACGAAAACCACGGTTGAGTAATACATTTTGGGCTGTAATGACTGGTTATTTGGCTAATTTGGTATTTCCTCGTATGGGTGAAGTCTCGAGATGCGGTGTTATTAGTAAATACGAGAAAATGTCCTTTACACGAGTCGTTGGTACAGTAGTGGCTGAACGATTGTCCGATTTATTAATGCTTGTACTAATAACTGTTGTTGTATTAATTCTTCAATTTGATTTGTTTGTAGTCTTTATCCACAAACATATTCATCTCGAAGGTTTAACAACAATGCTATCGTCTCCTTTTTTCTATATTGTAATTGCTGTATTAGTAGCATCTGTTTTTCTTATTATTCGATTTTCTGAACGTTTAAGTATATTAAAACATGTGCGTAATCTTTGGGTTAAGTTCTCAGATGGATTAAGTTCATATAGAAAGATTAAAAATGTACCTGCATTTATTTTTCATACATTGTTTATCTGGACAATGTACTTTTTAATGATTTATGTATGTTTCTTCAGCATGGATCAAACGTCTAAATTAACTATTGATGCGGGTATCACAATCTTATTAACCGGTAGCTTGGGAATGATTGCTCCAGTACAAGGAGGCCTTGGCCCGTGGCATTTTATGGTTATTGCTACTTTAAAACTTTATGGAATAACATCAGATGTTGGAGGAGTGTTTGCTTTGGTTGTTCATGCTGCTCAAAATGCAATGATTATTGTAGTAGGCCTTATTGCATTTATTGTTCTTCCGTTTATAAACCCATCTAAAGATGAAGCCTGA
- the rsmA gene encoding 16S rRNA (adenine(1518)-N(6)/adenine(1519)-N(6))-dimethyltransferase RsmA — MVRAKKHLGQHFLRDLDIAQRIVDNLSSSQQKVLELGPGTGVLTQYLVKRKDIDLKLVELDIESVDYLKAHYFELEGRIFYKDFLKIDLTELFTDPFALIGNFPYNISGPIFFKVFEYRNQIPEVVGMLQKEVAERLAAGPGSKTYGVLSVLLQAFYNIEYLFTVHENVFDPPPKVKSGVIRLVRNDVSNIGCDEKLFVKVVKAIFNQRRKAIRNSIKSIEFNKEAIIDHEYLARRPEQMSVQDFIELTKMVEANPIR; from the coding sequence ATGGTAAGAGCTAAAAAACACCTCGGACAACACTTTCTACGTGATTTAGATATAGCCCAACGGATAGTTGACAATCTTTCTTCAAGTCAGCAAAAAGTGTTAGAACTAGGACCCGGAACGGGTGTTCTTACCCAATATCTGGTTAAAAGAAAAGATATTGACTTAAAACTTGTTGAACTTGATATTGAATCAGTTGACTATCTAAAAGCTCATTACTTTGAGTTGGAAGGTCGTATCTTTTACAAAGATTTTCTAAAAATTGATTTAACTGAATTATTTACCGATCCATTTGCTCTTATTGGCAATTTCCCTTATAATATTTCAGGTCCTATATTTTTTAAGGTTTTCGAATATCGTAATCAAATTCCAGAAGTGGTAGGAATGCTTCAAAAAGAAGTAGCAGAACGATTAGCTGCAGGTCCGGGTTCAAAAACTTATGGAGTATTAAGTGTACTTTTACAAGCCTTCTATAATATCGAATATCTTTTTACGGTTCACGAAAATGTTTTTGACCCACCTCCAAAAGTAAAATCAGGTGTTATTCGTTTAGTCAGAAATGATGTTAGCAATATTGGCTGTGATGAAAAACTATTTGTAAAAGTAGTGAAAGCTATTTTTAATCAACGCCGTAAAGCAATTCGCAATTCAATAAAATCAATTGAATTTAATAAAGAGGCAATCATTGACCATGAATATTTAGCACGCAGACCTGAACAAATGAGCGTTCAAGACTTTATAGAGTTAACAAAAATGGTGGAAGCAAATCCTATCCGCTAA